From one Phycodurus eques isolate BA_2022a chromosome 6, UOR_Pequ_1.1, whole genome shotgun sequence genomic stretch:
- the thumpd1 gene encoding THUMP domain-containing protein 1, translated as MSAAQNEFRKRGKKHFGGGQHHAKRWRGSRELEVGMQGILITCNMNQRKCTAEAFNLLNEYADQLYGAEKFDDDAGGCNEEEENAKEEEDVEEALKKEMAQLRAYGGRQERRFQALESGANNVIFIRTRNLESDKLVHHILSDLHATKKKKTRVILRMLPVTGTCRAFPEDIMRYLATFLEPWFKKPNCATYQIAFKARNNSHNKRDDVIKAIAGLVGKLNPKNKVDLTQPDLTIILEVIKAVCCVSVVREYTRYRKYNLQEVVKDEEPKKEEGGTVTEKAAVSEENAAKKEETNTVTEKVSEAAAGDESAAKKEETNTVTEKASEAAASEKEAAKEEEGNTVTDTAEEANEKEGEAVTETAPTGTGELGEEKQPDEEDMQEESAKEDDDDKGEGDGK; from the exons ATGTCGGCGGCGCAGAACGAGTTTCGGAAGCGCGGCAAGAAGCACTTCGGAGGCGGCCAGCATCACGCTAAACGCTGGAGGGGCTCCAGGGAGCTAGAGGTGGGCATGCAAGGCATCCTGATCACATGCAACATGAACCAGAGAAAGTGCACGGCGGAGGCCTTCAACCTGCTCAACGAGTACGCAGACCAGCTGTACGGAGCCGAGAAG TTTGATGATGATGCTGGAGGCtgcaatgaagaagaagaaaacgccaaagaagaagaagatgtggaggaggctctgaagaaggAGATGGCGCAGCTGCGAGCATACGGTGGGAGACAGGAGCGACGTTTCCAGGCTCTGGAGAGCGGTGCCAACAACGTCATCTTCATCAGGACCCGCAACCTGG AGTCTGACAAGCTGGTTCATCACATCCTGTCCGATCTACACGccaccaagaagaagaagacgcgCGTCATCCTTCGCATGCTTCCG GTAACGGGCACGTGCAGGGCCTTCCCGGAGGACATAATGAGGTATCTGGCCACCTTCCTAGAGCCTTGGTTCAAGAAGCCCAACTGTGCCACCTACCAGATTGCCTTCAAGGCGCGCAACAACAGCCACAACAAGAGAGACGATGTCATCAAGGCTATCGCCG GCCTGGTGGGCAAGCTGAACCCCAAGAACAAGGTGGACCTGACCCAGCCGGACCTCACCATCATCTTGGAGGTGATCAAGGCCGTATGCTGTGTCAGCGTGGTCCGCGAGTACACGCGCTACAGGAAGTACAACCTGCAGGAAGTGGTCAAGGATGAAGAGCCCAAGAAGGAGGAAGGCGGCACTGTAACCGAAAAAGCAGCAGTCAGCGAGGAGAACGCGGCCAAAAAGGAGGAAACCAACACCGTAACCGAGAAAGTATCTGAAGCAGCAGCCGGCGATGAGAGCGCGGCCAAAAAGGAGGAAACCAACACCGTAACCGAAAAAGCATCTGAAGCAGCAGCCAGTGAGAAGGAGGCAGCCAAGGAGGAAGAAGGCAACACCGTAACCGACACAGCGGAAGAAGCCAATGAGAAAGAAGGTGAAGCTGTAACTGAAACAGCACCAACAGGCACTGGTGAGCTGGGGGAGGAGAAGCAGCCTGATGAGGAAGACATGCAGGAAGAATCTGCAAAGGAGGACGATGATGATAAGGGTGAAGGGGATggaaagtaa